In Pseudomonas sp. ADAK18, a single window of DNA contains:
- the tyrS gene encoding tyrosine--tRNA ligase produces MKSVEEQLALIKRGAEELLVEAELIEKLKRGQPLRIKAGFDPTAPDLHLGHTVLINKLRQFQELGHQVIFLIGDFTGMIGDPSGKSATRPPLTREQVLDNAETYKTQVFKILDPAKTEVAFNSTWMDQMGPADFIRLTSQYTVARMLERDDFDKRYSTNQPIAIHEFLYPLVQGYDSVALRADVELGGTDQKFNLLMGRELQRAYGQEAQCILTMPLLEGLDGVKKMSKSLGNYVGIQEAPGVMYGKLVSIPDALMWRYFELLSFRSMDEINALRADVEAGANPRDVKIKLAEEIVARFHGEEAAANAHRAAGNRMKDGELPDDLPEIELAATEAMPIAAVLNKAGLVKNSAVARDLLGSGGVRIDGEVVDRTFIYELGATHVCQAGKKAFARITLKSE; encoded by the coding sequence ATGAAGTCGGTTGAAGAGCAGCTAGCGCTGATCAAACGTGGTGCGGAAGAACTGTTGGTCGAGGCTGAGCTGATCGAGAAGCTCAAGCGCGGCCAGCCCCTGCGTATTAAGGCCGGCTTCGATCCGACGGCGCCGGATCTGCACCTGGGTCATACGGTGCTTATTAATAAGCTGCGCCAGTTCCAGGAGCTGGGGCATCAGGTGATCTTCCTTATAGGTGACTTCACCGGGATGATCGGCGATCCGAGCGGCAAGAGTGCTACGCGCCCGCCACTGACGCGTGAGCAGGTCCTTGATAATGCCGAGACCTATAAGACTCAGGTGTTCAAGATTCTGGATCCGGCCAAGACCGAGGTTGCATTCAACTCCACCTGGATGGACCAGATGGGGCCGGCGGATTTCATTCGTCTGACGTCCCAGTACACCGTTGCTCGCATGCTCGAGCGCGATGACTTTGATAAGCGCTATTCCACCAATCAGCCGATCGCTATTCATGAGTTCCTCTACCCATTGGTTCAGGGGTATGACTCGGTGGCGTTGCGTGCGGATGTCGAGCTGGGCGGTACCGATCAGAAGTTCAATCTCTTGATGGGGCGTGAGCTGCAGCGTGCGTATGGGCAGGAAGCTCAGTGCATTCTGACCATGCCGCTGTTGGAGGGATTGGATGGTGTCAAGAAGATGTCCAAGTCTCTGGGCAACTATGTGGGGATCCAGGAGGCGCCGGGTGTGATGTACGGCAAGCTGGTCTCTATCCCGGATGCGTTGATGTGGCGTTACTTCGAGCTGTTGAGCTTCCGCTCGATGGATGAGATCAATGCGTTGCGTGCTGATGTCGAAGCTGGAGCCAATCCGCGGGACGTCAAGATCAAGCTGGCTGAAGAGATCGTTGCACGCTTCCATGGTGAAGAGGCTGCGGCCAATGCTCACCGTGCTGCGGGTAACCGTATGAAGGATGGCGAGTTGCCAGATGATCTGCCTGAGATCGAGCTGGCCGCTACCGAGGCTATGCCGATTGCCGCTGTCCTTAATAAGGCTGGTTTGGTGAAGAACTCGGCAGTGGCGCGCGACCTTCTGGGTTCCGGTGGCGTGCGTATAGATGGTGAGGTGGTGGATCGCACCTTTATATACGAGCTGGGCGCTACTCACGTTTGCCAGGCTGGGAAGAAGGCATTTGCGCGTATTACGCTTAAATCCGAATAA
- a CDS encoding peptidoglycan DD-metalloendopeptidase family protein: MTTEPSKAPPLYPKTHLLAASGIAALLSLALLVFPSSDVEAKRTTLSLDLDSPVEQLTQDQDASDALQATNGAAESPFAQIENSTEDTKEAAQPQPAPVVATAKGPQHREVLVAKGDTLSTLFEKVGLPSSTVNEVLASDKQAKQFTQLKHGQKLEFELTPDGQLNKLHSNVSDLESIALTKGAKGFAFNRVTSKPAMRSAYIHGVINSSLSQSAARAGLSHSMTMDMASVFGYDIDFAQDIRQGDEFDVIYEQKVANGKVVGTGNILSARFTNRGKTYTAVRYTNKQGNSSYYTADGNSMRKAFIRTPVDFARISSRFSMGRKHPILNKIRAHKGVDYAAPRGTPIKAAGDGKVLLAGRRGGYGNTVIIQHGNTYRTLYGHMQGFAKGVKTGGNVKQGQVIGYIGTTGLSTGPHLHYEFQVNGVHVDPLGQKLPMADPIAKAERARFLQQSQPLMARMDQERSTLLASAKR, from the coding sequence ATGACCACTGAACCGTCTAAAGCGCCGCCGCTTTACCCGAAGACCCACTTGCTCGCCGCAAGTGGTATCGCCGCCCTTCTCAGCCTGGCACTCCTGGTATTCCCTTCCAGTGACGTAGAAGCCAAACGAACCACCCTGAGTCTTGACCTGGATAGCCCGGTTGAGCAACTGACACAAGATCAAGACGCATCCGACGCCCTCCAAGCCACAAATGGTGCAGCCGAGTCGCCGTTCGCGCAGATAGAAAACAGCACCGAAGACACCAAGGAAGCCGCCCAGCCACAGCCTGCACCTGTGGTAGCAACCGCCAAAGGCCCTCAGCATAGGGAAGTACTTGTTGCTAAAGGCGATACCCTTTCGACCCTGTTCGAGAAAGTCGGCCTGCCGTCATCCACGGTTAATGAGGTGCTGGCCAGCGATAAACAAGCCAAGCAGTTCACCCAGCTCAAACACGGCCAGAAGCTTGAGTTCGAACTGACCCCCGATGGCCAGTTGAACAAGCTGCATAGCAATGTCAGCGACCTGGAGAGCATCGCGCTGACCAAAGGCGCCAAGGGGTTTGCCTTTAATCGAGTGACCTCCAAGCCGGCCATGCGCTCGGCCTATATCCACGGAGTAATCAACAGTTCGCTGTCACAGTCCGCCGCCCGTGCCGGTTTGTCCCACAGCATGACCATGGACATGGCCAGCGTATTTGGCTACGACATCGACTTCGCCCAGGATATTCGCCAAGGTGACGAGTTCGACGTGATCTACGAACAAAAGGTCGCCAACGGTAAAGTCGTCGGCACCGGCAACATTCTTTCGGCGCGCTTCACCAACCGTGGCAAGACCTACACCGCCGTTCGCTACACCAACAAGCAGGGCAACAGCAGCTATTACACGGCCGATGGCAACAGCATGCGCAAAGCCTTCATCCGCACCCCGGTGGACTTCGCCCGTATTAGCTCGCGTTTTTCGATGGGTCGCAAGCATCCAATTCTGAACAAAATTCGCGCCCATAAGGGCGTGGACTATGCCGCGCCCCGTGGTACGCCGATCAAGGCAGCCGGTGACGGCAAGGTATTGCTGGCCGGCCGCCGCGGCGGTTACGGTAATACCGTGATCATCCAGCACGGTAATACCTACCGTACGCTCTATGGCCACATGCAAGGCTTCGCCAAAGGCGTCAAAACGGGCGGCAACGTCAAACAGGGCCAGGTGATCGGCTACATCGGCACCACCGGCCTGTCCACCGGACCGCATTTGCATTACGAATTCCAGGTCAACGGTGTGCACGTCGATCCACTGGGTCAGAAACTGCCAATGGCTGATCCCATCGCCAAGGCAGAGCGCGCGCGCTTCCTGCAGCAGAGCCAACCGCTCATGGCACGTATGGACCAGGAACGGTCCACTCTGCTGGCCTCGGCGAAGCGCTGA
- a CDS encoding anhydro-N-acetylmuramic acid kinase, whose translation MALYIGVMSGTSLDGLDIALIEKDTAIKLIATHYIPMPESLRTELLGLCASGSDEIARSAIAQQHWVTLAAQGIHALINQQKLKPQDIRAIGSHGQTIRHEPARGFTVQIGNPALLTELTGITVVSDFRSRDVAAGGQGAPLVPAFHEALFGEHTGNRAVLNVGGFSNLSLIEADKPVAGFDCGPGNVLLDAWIHQHRGENFDRSGQWAASGQVEPVLLKALLSDPFFLTQGPKSTGREVFNLGWLEHHLGRLPGFVAQNVQATLLELTAQTIVESLQTAQPQTETLLVCGGGAHNTTLMKRLASLLPTTYVSSTAAYGVDPDWVEAMAFAWLAHCCLEGIAANRPSVTGARGLRVLGAIYPA comes from the coding sequence ATGGCTCTCTATATAGGTGTGATGTCCGGGACCAGCCTTGATGGCCTGGACATTGCGCTGATCGAGAAAGATACAGCGATCAAACTGATCGCCACCCACTACATCCCCATGCCTGAATCCCTTCGTACCGAGCTGCTTGGTCTTTGCGCCAGCGGCTCGGACGAGATTGCCCGATCGGCGATTGCCCAGCAGCACTGGGTGACGCTCGCCGCCCAAGGCATTCACGCACTAATCAACCAACAGAAACTAAAGCCCCAGGACATTCGAGCGATTGGTAGCCACGGGCAAACCATTCGCCACGAGCCTGCACGCGGATTCACGGTACAGATCGGTAACCCGGCGCTGCTTACGGAGTTGACCGGAATAACCGTTGTCAGCGACTTCCGCAGCCGCGATGTCGCCGCAGGTGGCCAAGGTGCACCGCTGGTGCCAGCCTTCCATGAAGCACTGTTCGGCGAACACACCGGCAACCGCGCCGTATTGAATGTCGGTGGTTTCAGCAACCTCAGCCTGATTGAGGCCGACAAGCCTGTCGCCGGTTTTGACTGCGGCCCGGGCAATGTTCTGCTGGATGCCTGGATTCACCAGCATCGCGGTGAAAACTTTGACCGCAGCGGCCAGTGGGCTGCCAGCGGACAGGTTGAGCCGGTCTTGCTCAAGGCCTTGCTCAGCGACCCGTTCTTCCTGACCCAAGGTCCGAAGAGCACAGGCCGCGAAGTCTTCAACCTGGGGTGGCTGGAGCATCACCTCGGCCGGCTGCCGGGCTTCGTCGCCCAGAACGTGCAAGCCACACTGCTGGAACTGACGGCACAGACCATCGTCGAGTCCCTGCAAACCGCCCAACCCCAAACCGAAACCTTGCTGGTCTGCGGTGGCGGAGCTCATAACACCACCTTGATGAAGCGCCTGGCTAGCCTGCTACCCACCACCTACGTCAGTAGCACCGCCGCTTACGGCGTAGATCCTGACTGGGTCGAGGCCATGGCCTTCGCCTGGCTGGCCCATTGCTGCCTTGAAGGCATCGCAGCCAATCGCCCCAGCGTCACCGGCGCCCGCGGGCTTCGCGTACTCGGCGCGATCTACCCCGCCTGA
- the erpA gene encoding iron-sulfur cluster insertion protein ErpA, with product MSVESFTPTALQFTHGAAHKVKSLVDEEGNDRLKLRVFVTGGGCSGFQYGFTFDEDVADDDTIVEREGVSLVVDPMSFQYLAGAEVDYQEGLEGSRFVIKNPNATTTCGCGSSFSI from the coding sequence ATGAGCGTTGAATCCTTCACCCCCACGGCTTTGCAATTCACCCACGGTGCTGCGCACAAGGTGAAGAGCCTGGTCGATGAAGAGGGTAATGATCGCTTGAAGCTGCGCGTATTTGTGACGGGCGGCGGTTGTTCAGGGTTTCAGTACGGCTTCACCTTCGATGAAGATGTGGCCGACGACGACACCATCGTTGAACGCGAAGGTGTAAGCCTGGTCGTTGATCCGATGAGCTTCCAGTACTTGGCAGGAGCCGAAGTGGACTACCAGGAAGGTCTGGAAGGGTCGCGTTTCGTGATCAAGAACCCGAATGCGACTACAACCTGTGGTTGCGGGTCTTCGTTCTCGATCTGA